Proteins encoded together in one Maledivibacter sp. window:
- the rpoZ gene encoding DNA-directed RNA polymerase subunit omega, whose product MLKPPINELLKKVDSRYTLVIAASKRARQIIEGSEKLIDIESNKPVTIATNEIIEDKITYERIESDI is encoded by the coding sequence ATGCTTAAACCACCAATTAATGAATTGCTAAAAAAGGTTGACAGTAGATATACATTAGTTATTGCTGCTTCTAAAAGGGCTAGACAGATAATAGAAGGTAGTGAAAAGCTTATAGATATAGAATCCAATAAGCCCGTAACTATAGCAACTAATGAAATAATAGAAGACAAAATTACCTATGAAAGAATTGAATCTGATATATAG
- the dapF gene encoding diaminopimelate epimerase, with translation MINFSKMHGAGNDFIIFKAEEANGIDYSTLAKKVCDRHFGIGADGMMIVEESQTSDVKMQYYNSDGSIGEMCGNGIRCFSKFVFEKEIVKKDVLTVETLAGVKEIKLTLADDSRVKTILVDMGKPILRAEDVPVNTDKEMFINESIRIGESSITASSILMGVPHTVIFVENINQEELCILGPKIEKYSIYPKNTNVNFAQVVNKGFMKVDTWERGAGKTLACGTGVCASVYVAYRLNNVGNNVKVDIPGGTLNIYINEDDRVFMEGTAEFICDGKFYI, from the coding sequence ATGATAAATTTTAGCAAAATGCATGGTGCAGGCAATGATTTTATTATTTTTAAGGCAGAAGAGGCTAATGGGATAGACTATTCTACATTGGCAAAAAAGGTTTGTGATAGACATTTTGGTATTGGAGCCGATGGAATGATGATTGTAGAGGAGTCACAAACCAGTGATGTAAAAATGCAATATTACAATTCCGATGGTTCAATAGGTGAAATGTGTGGAAATGGTATCAGATGTTTTTCAAAATTTGTATTTGAAAAAGAGATTGTCAAAAAAGATGTTCTGACTGTGGAAACCTTAGCGGGAGTTAAAGAAATAAAATTAACTCTAGCGGATGATAGTAGAGTTAAGACTATATTGGTGGATATGGGAAAGCCTATATTAAGGGCTGAAGACGTCCCCGTTAATACGGATAAGGAAATGTTTATCAATGAAAGCATAAGAATTGGAGAATCCAGTATAACAGCTTCAAGCATATTGATGGGAGTGCCACATACCGTAATATTTGTTGAAAATATAAACCAAGAGGAGCTTTGTATCCTAGGCCCCAAAATAGAAAAATATAGTATTTATCCTAAAAATACCAATGTAAATTTTGCTCAGGTTGTTAATAAAGGATTTATGAAGGTTGATACATGGGAAAGGGGAGCAGGAAAGACCCTGGCATGTGGTACTGGTGTATGCGCATCGGTATATGTTGCTTATAGATTAAATAATGTTGGCAATAATGTAAAGGTAGACATTCCTGGTGGAACTTTAAATATTTATATTAATGAAGATGATAGAGTTTTTATGGAGGGTACAGCTGAGTTTATATGTGATGGAAAATTTTATATATAA
- a CDS encoding YicC family protein, with protein sequence MISSMTGYGRGESNDESRNFLVEIKSVNHRYNDIIIRMPKKLSSFEERIRKLIKNYVKRGRVEVYITLDECKNDDLIIKPNLNIIEQYYNSLMEIKDKFQLSDEIKLTHLTRFPDTFNIESKEDEEDVIWETLKVAVDGAISSLVDMRRSEGDALAHDIKDRSKRIFETVKEIETCTPMIVKEYREKLLERIKDLTEDVIEINEERIALEVSVYADKSNIAEEIVRLYSHIEQLDEILNESGAVGRKLDFLIQEMNREINTIGSKSSDINISKIVIEIKSELEKIREQIQNIE encoded by the coding sequence ATGATTAGCAGTATGACAGGATATGGTAGAGGAGAGTCCAATGATGAATCAAGGAATTTTCTCGTAGAGATAAAATCTGTAAATCATAGATATAATGACATTATTATAAGAATGCCAAAGAAATTATCTTCTTTTGAGGAGAGGATAAGAAAGCTGATTAAGAACTATGTTAAAAGAGGGAGAGTAGAGGTATATATTACCCTTGATGAATGCAAAAATGATGATTTAATCATAAAGCCTAATTTAAATATCATTGAGCAATACTATAATTCCTTAATGGAAATAAAGGATAAATTTCAGTTAAGTGATGAAATCAAGTTAACTCATTTGACTCGTTTTCCAGACACGTTTAATATTGAGAGCAAAGAAGACGAAGAGGATGTAATTTGGGAAACTTTAAAGGTTGCAGTGGACGGTGCAATATCTTCTTTAGTCGATATGAGAAGGTCAGAAGGCGATGCCTTAGCACATGATATAAAGGATCGAAGTAAGAGGATATTTGAAACCGTTAAGGAAATAGAGACTTGTACTCCAATGATAGTTAAAGAATATAGAGAAAAGCTATTAGAAAGAATAAAGGACTTAACTGAAGATGTAATTGAAATCAATGAAGAAAGAATAGCTTTAGAAGTTTCTGTTTATGCTGATAAGAGTAATATAGCTGAAGAAATAGTTAGGCTATACAGTCATATAGAACAACTGGATGAAATTTTAAATGAGTCTGGTGCAGTGGGTAGAAAACTAGATTTCCTAATTCAAGAAATGAATAGAGAAATAAACACCATAGGTTCTAAATCTTCTGATATAAACATATCAAAAATAGTAATAGAAATAAAAAGTGAACTGGAAAAAATTAGAGAACAAATTCAGAATATAGAGTAG
- a CDS encoding DUF370 domain-containing protein, whose translation MDLKLVNIGFGNVISANRIVAIVKPESAPIKRIINEARDQGKLVDATYGRRTRAVIICDSDHLVLSAVQPETMANRFHTKEIKEVKEINEINDKKGESI comes from the coding sequence ATGGATTTAAAACTAGTTAACATAGGTTTTGGTAATGTGATTTCAGCTAATAGGATAGTTGCTATAGTAAAACCTGAATCAGCTCCTATTAAAAGGATAATTAATGAAGCTAGAGATCAAGGTAAGCTTGTTGATGCTACATATGGTAGAAGAACAAGGGCAGTCATCATATGTGATAGTGATCATTTGGTATTGTCAGCGGTTCAACCTGAAACAATGGCCAATAGATTCCATACTAAAGAAATAAAAGAAGTAAAGGAAATCAATGAAATAAACGATAAAAAAGGAGAATCTATATGA
- the gmk gene encoding guanylate kinase has product MMKKGALFIVCGPSGVGKGTVCKELLRNKPEIGLSISATTREIRKGEVEGVNYYFVEKNKFEYMIENDELLEYAQVYDNFYGTPKKYVLEQLDKGKDIILEIDPQGAMQVKEKFPDGIFIFLLPPSMKELKNRITTRGRDSEENISRRLKAAYDEIDFIKEYDYYIINDELSRAVNSLISIIEAEKCTVKDNICELINKYKEEI; this is encoded by the coding sequence ATGATGAAAAAGGGAGCATTATTCATAGTATGCGGCCCGTCAGGTGTAGGTAAAGGTACGGTATGTAAGGAGCTTTTAAGAAACAAGCCTGAAATAGGACTATCTATTTCAGCTACAACAAGGGAAATAAGAAAAGGTGAAGTAGAAGGTGTAAACTACTATTTTGTTGAAAAAAATAAATTTGAATATATGATAGAAAACGATGAACTTCTAGAATATGCTCAAGTTTATGATAATTTTTACGGAACGCCAAAAAAATATGTTTTAGAACAACTAGATAAGGGAAAGGATATTATATTAGAAATTGATCCTCAAGGGGCAATGCAAGTGAAGGAGAAATTTCCAGATGGGATATTCATTTTCTTGCTTCCTCCAAGTATGAAGGAACTAAAAAATAGAATTACTACAAGGGGAAGAGATTCTGAAGAAAATATAAGTAGAAGATTAAAAGCTGCCTATGATGAAATTGACTTTATTAAGGAATATGATTATTATATAATAAATGATGAATTATCTAGGGCTGTAAATAGTCTTATATCAATTATTGAAGCAGAAAAATGTACCGTAAAAGATAATATATGTGAGTTAATAAATAAATATAAGGAGGAAATATAA